One region of Takifugu flavidus isolate HTHZ2018 chromosome 14, ASM371156v2, whole genome shotgun sequence genomic DNA includes:
- the LOC130537812 gene encoding uncharacterized protein LOC130537812 isoform X1, protein MPSRNHLDKIGRKKKKWTEEAMERALIEVKSGRCTVRQAAKEFGVPKSSLGDRVSGRVAPGSRSGPAQLITSADEELLVEFSLYMSSHGFPLTKQQLVSFASTIYKRQHRRVAFSKLGQTWWLNFRKRQEKKITIQPAENVVRGRTLCVRKEAVDQFFHLLSTVTDAHALRDKPHQIFNCSETGFQLGRKRTALSKPANMGFKPAAGLRDHISVLACFNAAGEDIPPFIIYSKAYPGGVSYKTRGPSNALYGWSDSGCINSDLFKKWFLKHFLLHVPKERPLLLIFNGHKCPVNLEVVEAARKEAVVLLCLPPHCSHILQPLDAGFFVLLKQRFATLIGDNAANLAHFAVSKKEFSGVFKGTYRAAKEEEGVRTVKEGFRKCGIYPLNHFDIGDGHLAPSDGLGSDADPSLSTPMQEGNAAGEVTIAGPSS, encoded by the coding sequence ATGCCATCAAGAAATCACCTTGACAAAAttgggaggaaaaagaaaaaatggacCGAGGAGGCCATGGAACGTGCTCTGATTGAGGTGAAGTCAGGGAGGTGTACAGTCAGACAGGCTGCTAAAGAGTTCGGGGTCCCCAAATCGTCTCTCGGGGACAGAGTCAGCGGGCGCGTGGCACCGGGGAGTCGCAGCGGTCCCGCTCAGCTCATCACATCTGCtgatgaggagctgctggttgaaTTCTCCTTATACATGTCCAGCCACGGCTTCCCGTTAACCAAGCAACAGCTCGTGTCCTTCGCCTCAACCATTTATAAGCGGCAGCATCGAAGGGTGGCCTTCTCGAAGCTTGGCCAGACCTGGTGGCTGAACTTCAGAAAACggcaagaaaagaaaattacCATTCAGCCGGCGGAAAACGTAGTGCGCGGGAGGACCCTCTGCGTGAGGAAGGAGGCAGTGGATCAGTTTTTTCACTTGCTGAGCACTGTCACGGACGCACATGCACTCAGAGACAAGCCTCACCAAATATTCAACTGCAGCGAGACTGGCTTCCAGCTGGGCAGGAAGAGGACGGCCCTCTCCAAACCTGCCAATATGGGCTTTAAGCCAGCAGCGGGACTGAGGGACCACATCTCTGTCCTAGCTTGCTTCAACGCAGCGGGAGAGGACATCCCTCCGTTTATTATCTATTCAAAGGCCTACCCCGGAGGGGTAAGCTATAAGACGCGCGGCCCTTCGAACGCCCTTTATGGGTGGTCAGACTCGGGATGCATCAACTCGGACCTCTTCAAGAAATGGTTCCTCAAACACTTCCTTCTGCACGTCCCCAAAGAGCGCCCCCTACTGCTGATTTTCAACGGCCACAAGTGTCCGGTGAACCTCGAAGTGGTGGAAGCAGCTCGCAAGGAGGCCGTCGTCCTGCTGTGCCTTCCGCCTCATTGCTCTCACATCTTGCAGCCGCTCGACGCGGGATTCTTCGTCCTTCTCAAGCAGCGGTTCGCGACGCTCATAGGCGATAACGCTGCCAACCTCGCTCACTTTGCAGTGAGCAAAAAAGAGTTCTCGGGTGTTTTTAAAGGGACATATCGGGcggcaaaggaggaggagggtgtgagGACTGTTAAAGAAGGCTTTAGGAAATGTGGCATTTATCCACTGAACCACTTTGATATCGGCGACGGTCATTTAGCGCCCTCAGATGGCCTGGGATCAGATGCAGACCCATCTCTATCCACACCCATGCAAGAAGGGAACGCTGCTGGCGAAGTCAC